The sequence below is a genomic window from Sandaracinaceae bacterium.
GAGGCCTTTGACGAGGCCCTTCCCGGATGCCTTCGGTGCGGCCCTTCAGCATGCCGCGTTGGATGAGTTGTTCGGCGAGGGTTCCCACTGGATCTCCATGGAAGGGTCGAGGTTTGCGCGGAGCAGGGCGTGCACCGCGTCCATGTCACCGTTGGCGGTTTCGAAAGTGTAGCGCAAGAGACGGGTGCGGTAGTCGCGGAACCCAGGATCCTGCGAGAGCGTACGGAGGTCGTCGACGATCAGCTCCAGCTCATCTTCGAGCGCCGACGCGGCGCGGCTTGCTGCAGAATGAAGTAGGCCACACGAAGCGAGACGCTGAGATCCGCCCGCGCGGCTAGCGTCTCAGGCGCGAAGCCCGCGAGGTCTTCGAGCAGATAGGTGCTCGAAGGGATGAAGGGCGCAACCAACGCTTCGAGGCCCGCTGGGAGCTTGAGGCGCTCCAGCATGGTGCGAGGAGCACGCCAGTCGGCGCCGTGGCTGATCACGAGCGGGATCACCGCCGTCAATGCCAAGCCCAGCCGCCGCTGTCGCTCCCAGAGCCGGACCTGCACACCCAGCGCTCGCAGGACCATGTCTGCGTCAGGCGCCGACTGCACCTCGGCGAAGATGTGCACCCACAGGGACTGGTCGAGCCCCGCGAAGGGCACCTCCCAGACCGCGTCGCTCTGCGCGCGTGCAGTAAGGCATCGACGATGCGCGCGGGCGCAGGTCGCAGGCGGCCCAGGTCCAGGCGGGCGAGCAGGTCAGCCGGGAGCACCGCCGCGATCGCGGAGCGCGCGTTGTCCAGCGACCTCGAGCGCGCTGCGGATGAGGCCGTCGTGCGGCTGGCCCTGCGCTGGCTTGGAGCGTTTGGATGCCATGAGCGCCCCTTGTCGGTCCACCCAGAACGGGATTGCTCACGAGGTGTCCAGGAAGCCGAGCGCCGCTAGCGCCGCCACCCCGCGCCGGATCTCCGCTCCAGGCGGCGAGTGCGTTGACGGCTACGCGCCCGGCAGCGTGACCAGTGGGGTGCCCAGCACCTCGAGCACGGTGCGGCCGAGCGCCAAGAGCCGCCCGTCATCGCCGCGCCGCCCCACCAGCTGCACGCCCAGCGGCCGCCCGTTCACCAGCACGGGCAGGCTGATGGCGGGGTTGCCGGCCGCGTTCAGCGCCGCGGTCCACGCGCCCAGCACGGCGGCCCGCTCGAAGCGCTCACCCGCATCGCACCCGCTCAGCTCCCCCACGGCGGGCGGCGGCACGGCCACGGTCGGCACCAGCCACACGTCCATGTCGGCGAAGAGCGCGTCCACGCGGGCGGTGATCACGTCGCGCGCCCGCAACGCGGTGGCCTTGTCCACCTTCTGGCCCGCGCGTCGCGCAGCCAGCGCGTGGTGGGCTGCAAATAGCGCGGGGCCAGCACCGGCGTGTTGGCCACCAAGTACTGAAAGATGGGCAGGAACTCCGCCCGCTGCCCACCAGCGGCTGGCCCTCGCCCACGTGGTGGCCCAGCGAGGCGAGCGCGCGCGCCACTTGCCCCACCGCGGCCTGCACCGTCGGGGTGCGCGGCGATGATGGAGGCTCTCCACGGTGACCGCCACGCGCAAGCGCGGTGGCGCCTGCCGGCACGCGGCCAAGAGCCCGGCGCCCTCGGGGAAGCCACACAGCGTGTCCAGCAGGGCGGCGGCGTCGGGCACGCTGCGCGCCAGTGGGCCCACCACCGAGATGCCGATGGTCTCGAAGGTCTCGTGCGGGTTGGGCACCAGCCCACGCGTGGCCTTGTGCCCCACCAGCCCGCAGAACGCCGCGGGGATGCGGATCGAGCCGCCCCCATCGCTGCCCGGCGCGATGGGCAGCAGCCCGCCCGCCACCGCCGCCGCCGAGCCCCCAGACGAGCCTCCCGCCGTGCGCGTGGGGTCCCACGGGTTGCGCGTGGGCGGCGCGAGGTCCGTCTCCACGAACGGCAAGATGGCCAGCTCCGACGTGCTGAGCTTCCCGGTGATCACCATGCCCGCGCGGCGCACCGTTTTGCTGGTGACGTCGTCCATGGGCGCCCGCATGTGCCGCCACGCGCGCGGGCCATCTGCGCCGGGGAAGCCCGGCCGTGAAGTGCAGGTCTTTCAGCCCGGTGGGCAGCCCCAAGCCGGCCCGCGCGGCGCGCTGGAGGGTCCCGCCGCCGCTCGGTCCAGCATGCGCGCGGCTCGCAGCGCCCGCGTACGCGTGCACGAAGGCCCTGACGCCCCGTCCCGCGGCGATGCGCTCGAGGTACGCGGCCGTCAGCGCCTCGCAGGTGACCTCACCTCGCCGCAGGGCTGCGGACTGATCGAGCGCCGACTGCGCCATGAGCTCGTCGTGGGGAGCACCCGGGCCTCAGCCCAGCCTTCGCCGCGCAGGTACTTCCCAATCAGCGTGGCGCTCGTCGTAGCTGCGCTGGAGCGCGCTGCGGACGAACGGCTCCACCACCTTGCCCACCCCAGCGGGATCTTGGCGTCGATGTCGAAGTGCACGATACGCGTGAGCCTGTCGGTGCCCAGCGGCTCCACGGCCTGGTAGCCCGTGATGGTACGATGTTGCCGCGCGAGGTGCACCACGAAGTCGTAGCGCCCGGTGGCCCCGTCGGTCTGGTCTCCCTCGTGGAGGGGCGGTCGTCGCCCATGACCTTGCGCACCACGGCGGGCACGTCCTGGCTGGGCCAGGTCTTCACCTCGCGCACGCCCTGTCTCGGGTCGCGCTGGATGAGCTGTAGCGCATGCCCAGGATCTTGTGGGATCGTCTCCTGGTGTGCTCGCT
It includes:
- a CDS encoding Rpn family recombination-promoting nuclease/putative transposase; protein product: MPFAGLDQSLWVHIFAEVQSAPDADMVLRALGVQVRLWERQRRLGLALTAVIPLVISHGADWRAPRTMLERLKLPAGLEALVAPFIPSSTYLLEDLAGFAPETLAARADLSVSLRVAYFILQQAAPRRRSKMSWS
- a CDS encoding amidase, translating into MDDVTSKTVRRAGMVITGKLSTSELAILPFVETDLAPPTRNPWDPTRTAGGSSGGSAAAVAGGLLPIAPGSDGGGSIRIPAAFCGLVGHKATRGLVPNPHETFETIGISVVGPLARSVPDAAALLDTLCGFPEGAGLLAACRQAPPRLRVAVTVESLHHRRAPRRCRPRWGKWRARSPRWATTWARASRWWAAGGVPAHLSVLGGQHAGAGPALFAAHHALAARRAGQKVDKATALRARDVITARVDALFADMDVWLVPTVAVPPPAVGELSGCDAGERFERAAVLGAWTAALNAAGNPAISLPVLVNGRPLGVQLVGRRGDDGRLLALGRTVLEVLGTPLVTLPGA